TTTTAGAAATCACACAAATATGTTTTGTCAAGTATCTACCAAAACCAGTTACAAATTCTCCAATAGAGTATAATGCTAGATCTACTAGCTTATGTACCTGGTGCTTTCTTGGCattttaaattctattacttttcTTCTTAGAACTTACCATAACGTGTTTGCACTTTACGATCAAAGAAGGAAGCTTTGCCTTCTAAACCAAGCTTTTGAAAATCTTCcgttaataaagataatattaaaTGCCCAGTTGGTGTAACAGCAACTGAATTATCTACATCTATTCTATTTCCTATTGTTAAAAGTGTCAACTGTCCTGGAagcatttataaaaatatatggaatataataaaacattttattatttcaattatattttcaacaaaatttttgtataaaaaataaagatcAATTGACAAACATTAAAAAACgttaatggaaattatttaattgattACCTTTCTTAACGAATGCTTCGATGaattctttgtttattaattcaaaTACATTCAGCCCATTAACTCGATAATAATCGCTGTCTTCCGAAAGACAAGTTCGCAATTCATCCGGAATTCTGGCTGCATCAGGAAGTATCAAAGATACCTGGCAAAAATCCAACAGTAATTGCGAATTATGTAAAGATTTCTTAAAGcatcatttttatgaaatttgaaattaatattgaTTACAATTCATTTTTTACATACGGAATGGttaaaataatgtaatttgactACATCTGGCACATCAGTTTtcttataatttcttttttcggTAGAAAAATGATGTTGAGGTGGTTTAAAGTTCCATACTTCTGGACTAAGCATTTTTAACACGTTAAATGGCACGCTAGTTTTACAGGGGTTGCCCGTGGCGTCacgatgaattttttattatgcgattcatataatgttgaaatattaccTACAAGAGATATGTTACGGTGTATAATCATTAATGAATTTATCTCACTAAGGTCACCAGTGACTTCCGTGGCGCTGAAGTGCGATTTCGCGCAATTCGCTTATTTTTTGTGATTATCAATTATCTCATATTGTTTCTTCGcgttgctaaataattgttcCACGTTGTTACGTTCCGAGACCTATCGTAAACCGTAATCCATCTTTCGGTCAAGATGGTCGCCATCTGTATAACCATGAGTATTATTCGGACCCGCAATAATTCTAATAAACTGCTACAAGATTTAGCATTTGTTACTTTACAGTCAAGGCCCTCAATTGTCATCAAACATCTTTAAACATTCCTTAAAACATTCCTTAAGGTTATTGTTCATTAAAGTAAAACGCGGAAAAAGAGGGTTTTTCCCATGTTCGACAGCTACTGATGGGGGCGCATATAATAGaactatatttcatgtataaagaaaactatttttaatgttttatactgcattaatttcgtcacACCATTGCAGTaacaatgataataataaaaaattgataactattgacatttgttcaaattatgtatttctaCTAATTTTGACGCCCTGGTCAGCAGTATCCCCCGTCGCATTCAACGGGTTAaagagtaaaataaaattatttattttattttagatataAATATTCTTACTGTTGCAATGTTTATGCGCAAATACTATATAAGCAACCATCATGCATGCTATCTCTTAAAATGAGTACATGtgtttttgttattttatgtttatattgtttattattaatttaattcttcttttatattattttaagaaAGATAAATACCTGCCTCGGTAGCGCAGTAGGCAGCGCGTAAGTCTCATAATCTTAAGGTCGTGAGTTCGATCCTCACCCGGGgcaattttttttcatatttatatgaATAGTAAATATTCTAtgagtaaaattaaaataatttttgaaagTACTTAATTCTTATTAATTGTAGTTCATaacttattcatttatttatttaaagtatttctataatattacaataaaaattatagGTACACAATACTTGATTTATATATTCAAAAAGGTCTTTTTCTATAATGTAGATATAAATACAAAGATAaagatataataattatttttttcttcttctgacTTCATTTGGATTTTTTTGCATCCAATATTTGACAGGACCTTTCGTTCTTATGCCCAACATAGCTGATTTAGAATGTACGTCGCGCATAATAAACGGAGAATATTCAGCTATACAATCATCTTCTAAAGGATTATTTTTTGTACGTGCTAATCTTGATGGTCTTTGATGAGGTAATGGTTGATCTTCATAAAGAATAGGATTGTTTGCGTGTTTTCCACCTTTCGGGAGCGGCAAAGAAaactaaaaatttataaaatgtttacattattattattattattctaagaatattaatattaacatatgaattaacaacaacaaaaaaatatgaaattcatactctttttcctttctttgaaATTGGCTTTCGGAAATTGATATGAACTTTTGGTTTTCCTTCATCATCTAATGTAACTGCAACTCTTTTCAATGTTTTATTACCACAACTAGGACAGAAAACTTTTGTCATAATACTAGTAGTTTTATAACACGCGTAACATCTAAAAATGTACGTCCGCATTTGTTTAATTACTCTTCCATCTaatgaaattacatttaatCCTATTTGTTTTAAAACATTTTGCATAGCAAAGTCCATTGTTAAACATGCAACAGTTACAGATTTTTGTTCAAGAAAGTCTGAATCAAGTTCTTTCTTTACATTACGAATGTTTCCTGAAATAAAGGACACTTTTTATTCATACAGATAGTTAtatgaaatattgaaaaatctTACCAGGCGTAATCCAACCgctatcatcatcattatcattgcCACCTTCATCATCATATTCATAATTATTATCATTGTTATCATCATTTCTGTCATCTTTATATTCACTATGCTGATCTGTATCATCATAGTTTTCTTTAATTGGAACAAGAATATTATCAATATTATGTTCACTATTATTTCTATCTTGAACTATAAAGTCTGTTGATTCACAagttaattttgaaaatattgtaGATAAATCTTCTGTTCTGCCTTGATCTACTTCAGAATCTGTTGTTTCATAATCGGATTCACTAGCACTATATTCCTTATAGTCTGATTCCAATTCTTCTTCTGTTTTTTCATAACTCATATTCTTTATGCTATTTTCCATATTTGTTTCTATCtcattattcttattatttacTATACAATTTTCTTGTTTTGACTCTTCATcattatattcttttatattatcttcAACAACATCTTTCTGTACATTAAAAGAATGTAATTATCATATTAATCATTTAATAAATTACTGTattaatttaaatgaaaaaatatttacatttttctcTGGCACATAAAAGCCAGCTAAGGGTGTACGAAGATCTTCAGCTTTCTCAACATTGGAATCCAGAGTCTGTGCTACCGTTGGTTTACTTCTTAAATGATCAgttcctattttttctttttccagcTGATATGTTAATGCAATTACTTTTATATCAGTAGCTGATAAACTAGTGTAATCACCAGTCTTTTTAGCAAATTCTGTCACTATAAGTATGAagtaaaaattagtatacattaaatttacaatttaacgtGTTAAGACATTACTGGAcaaaaattaaatctttttacCAAATTTGATGTTTTCAGAATAtgcattttgtatttttaaatcatATGGTAAGACAACAAGTCTTCTTAATTGTCTTTTACTTGTAACTTCATTTACTACATCTTGCTCTGTTATTATATTTACACCAACATCCTGAAATTCatatatctttattattatattactaatagtcatgcaatattgaaagattatataaaatcaatattgacaaatataattaacataattaatataaatgttactaatgaaattatatttaaaaaataaataaatcatattGAGGCATTACACTAATATAAGAAAAACTTCACCTGTAAGGACGCATTTCGGATAAAAGCACTTGTATCAACAACTAAGTATTGCACTTTTTGTGTTGCATTCATATTTAACaacttttataatataaatcttTCATAAGTATATATCCACGCGTTTTATAGAAGTTTAGCACTCGTTAAGGTTAATGCACGTTTCTATGAATACTATATATGGGTATATGTTAAGTATACGAgtacactatattattatacatagttatattctaaactatatgaattaattttatttatttatattagctGATTAAAATTAGCAGATGTGGAAGAGAAGATCGTTTGCTAAAAAACTGTAGAAAAGAATACCATTtgtttaaatatcaaataaatatagcaTATTTTTTCATGTAAACAATCCCTAAAACCATGTTGGCAGTGCCTGATTGCTTAATCATATGATTAAAGATAAACGAAGTAAATTATCAGATATTTTGTTGTCATCCATTCCCGTTTTtaattgtttacaattgttcttctttaaatatttaaacattcaattttatataaaactttAAAATAACAGTTATACTACTTACCAACTACATATTGAATAAAATCTATATCTATTGTTGTTATATTTCCTAATATTACTACAAAATTTGTTATACTTAAGTTAATGAAACTATGTAAAGAAATATTCATTAAAGGAAtgtgaaattaaattatataaaaatgttgAGATGATCATTTGATACTTCTAAATTATTGAGAAAAACATTAAACAGTGACCAAAAAGTTTCTCAATTGACAAAGGGGATTCCTGTAATCAGTATGAAAATGGAACAAGAGTACATATGTCTATGTAAAGAATTCTTATCAGCTGCTGAGGGTcatgttaataaaattgcattaaATATACTTAAGGAATACTATAAGCAATCTATAGATTCAAATCGCAAACTGAGTCAGATTAAAGATTTATCAACATTATTGAATACATTGGAAAAACGTGATGTTCTAAGCTATTATAATGTGGAACCACTTCTatatatatcaaataattttttagatGATTTTCAAATACGAagcaaattaaataattatcaaatttatattcaaaACATGCAACATCCTTTATCACGTAATATGTATCAGGTATCAAATGGTAAGATAgttttaacatttattatctGTTTTAGTCCAGTTTCTGCATTTTTGTCTTAGTATAAGACACTTTTAATTATGCTAAATAACTTTTGCAATACATAACAGAGAATAAAGATGAggataaatgtaaaatatcatATGTAACTGAAAACAGATCATCACAAATAAAAGTACTTGATGATGTGGAAAATCAATCAACATTACAGTACAAAGATCTTAGAAGCAGTCGTCCTACACAGGAAGCTATGTTACAACAAATGAGTAAGAATAATTTATTCTTttcaatacatatatttttatttatccatAAAATtaatgtgaaaaatattttttaagtatTATCACGCATAAGTGAAAGAATTGGTCGCTCTTGGAGAGATACCCTCAGATATTTGCAAGTTCCCGAATACCAAATTGATATAATTCAACATAAACATCCTTTTCACTTGAAAGAACAGAGTTACGAAGtaagatataattataatatggaTTTATTTCACGTAAAATTCTTTACATAAAAGtaacataaataatttttaggCTTTGAAATTATATATGACTCAGTATAGTAACAATAAttggaaaataaatttaatacatGCTCTAGAGAAAGCAAGACGCAGGGATCTGAAGGAAATTGTTGAGAAACTAATATTAGAATCGAATAATTAATGATTTaaaggaaattaaaaataaaaaaagtaacatacataaaaagtaatttatGTTTTTGATATATTTGTAAGAAAAACTTGGacataataatttttcaaataattaagagaatattattaaatattactatGCTATCTTAAAGTGAGATAGGTTGCTGTATTTTGGATCACCACTTACAAAAGGCAACCTAGTATGTAGGTTTTTTCAAAAATCTTGTTACAGCAGTCTTTGTTGTTCGTATAAGTAACATTGAAGAAGATGTACatagaaaaattattcaattaaatGTTAGCATATTAACTGTAATTGATGTATgctatatcttaaaaaatacagcagcccatatattttttataatctatttttaaattatacattatactgatataaattttatatcaatAATATACATCTATcccaatatacatatttattagctACTGATCAGAGATTTTACTAAGAAAATATTTAGTTATGATAAAAATGTAGATTTTAAACATTCttcattaaatttttcttttatttatttggtTTAGTAATCTAAATTTTGCATAATAtccatattaataatatatgtgTAATGTTATTTGAGAAAATTTTAATGAATAGTGATAATAACATGATATTAGTGGGATCTAAGTAAGATAGGCATGTTTTGTTTGACTCCCTGCTTTAACTATAACATCTTTATGTATTTGGTAGTATATAGTAACTTTTGATGCaatttttaatctttcttttaatttgCGTCTGTAAAGAGAAATGAAATAATTAGATTTTTTgccaataaatatttttacatatatattatatgttatacatatacagtacaaatatatattatttacccAATTCCTAGAGCGCTATCTTCATTATGGCCATTTGCGGTCCACACACCAATTTTATCTCCTTTTGGCCTTATGTTTACAACAGCCCCACAAATATCATCTGAATGTCCATTAAATGCCTCACCAATCATACATAAAATTGTTTCTAGCCACATGCGATCTAGATCTGTACTTCTTTGTTTTTTATCTACATTTATAAGCCACCTTCCACCACGTTTATTAGCATTATCTTCCCACATGGGTCTGATTCCTTGTTTGAACATACTATAGTCACAACCTTGTCTTAATTCTGATGCTGCCTTTATATGATTGTATAAACTGTTGTTAAAATATaagtattattaatttaaaaatatatataagaataataaataatcaaGAATTACTGGATTTTGATACCAAATTTACCTCCAAAAATCTTCAACGGTATCAAagcttgtaatttttctttgaCTTTCTTCCCATGTTTTATTTCTGTCTGGTTCATAATACCAAAGAGTCCATGTATGTTGAAGTGGATGTTTAATTAAAACCTCCGGCGGGAATTCATCGAAATTTACTACTTCTGGTTCCTTCCTTTCAACTTCCTGCAAATAATTACAAATCATAATTTCAAATTTAGTTAGTTTTCTATCTAATTTtactttctaatattttttgtattgatttcttttattttatataatgtaaAATACTAAGAATTGAATTCCATGTAGCGtacgaatgaaattaattaaaataatattaaaaatgattttaatatcAGTAATACAATATGTCTTTTTTAAGCTCGTTAGACAGACAGTTTTCACCATGCTTAGGAGCAGATGGGAGGGGTAAGAGTAAGAGGCAATGAAGTGACCACGCTgtcataaaaaaaatatttcaattttttcccCAGCGTATGAATTGTAAATAGACTCGAAAGTATTATCGTGTTATTTTTACAATGCACGTAATATTGCAAAAATGTTGGGGAAAATACCTCAATTTCTTCTGTATTACTAGTAGCCATGTCACATACACTACATGCACAATATGCTCGCTCGGTGAACTAATAGCAAGGGCATCTGTCGGCAAAATTTTTACACGAAATTTCCTTTC
The Bombus affinis isolate iyBomAffi1 chromosome 2, iyBomAffi1.2, whole genome shotgun sequence genome window above contains:
- the LOC126913902 gene encoding RNA-binding protein NOB1, which produces MNATQKVQYLVVDTSAFIRNASLQDVGVNIITEQDVVNEVTSKRQLRRLVVLPYDLKIQNAYSENIKFVTEFAKKTGDYTSLSATDIKVIALTYQLEKEKIGTDHLRSKPTVAQTLDSNVEKAEDLRTPLAGFYVPEKNKDVVEDNIKEYNDEESKQENCIVNNKNNEIETNMENSIKNMSYEKTEEELESDYKEYSASESDYETTDSEVDQGRTEDLSTIFSKLTCESTDFIVQDRNNSEHNIDNILVPIKENYDDTDQHSEYKDDRNDDNNDNNYEYDDEGGNDNDDDSGWITPGNIRNVKKELDSDFLEQKSVTVACLTMDFAMQNVLKQIGLNVISLDGRVIKQMRTYIFRCYACYKTTSIMTKVFCPSCGNKTLKRVAVTLDDEGKPKVHINFRKPISKKGKRFSLPLPKGGKHANNPILYEDQPLPHQRPSRLARTKNNPLEDDCIAEYSPFIMRDVHSKSAMLGIRTKGPVKYWMQKNPNEVRRRKK
- the LOC126913936 gene encoding eukaryotic translation initiation factor 4E-1A-like isoform X1 produces the protein MLQTRNAYIINEVERKEPEVVNFDEFPPEVLIKHPLQHTWTLWYYEPDRNKTWEESQRKITSFDTVEDFWSLYNHIKAASELRQGCDYSMFKQGIRPMWEDNANKRGGRWLINVDKKQRSTDLDRMWLETILCMIGEAFNGHSDDICGAVVNIRPKGDKIGVWTANGHNEDSALGIGRKLKERLKIASKVTIYYQIHKDVIVKAGSQTKHAYLT
- the LOC126913931 gene encoding fas-associated death domain protein, with the protein product MKMEQEYICLCKEFLSAAEGHVNKIALNILKEYYKQSIDSNRKLSQIKDLSTLLNTLEKRDVLSYYNVEPLLYISNNFLDDFQIRSKLNNYQIYIQNMQHPLSRNMYQVSNENKDEDKCKISYVTENRSSQIKVLDDVENQSTLQYKDLRSSRPTQEAMLQQMILSRISERIGRSWRDTLRYLQVPEYQIDIIQHKHPFHLKEQSYEALKLYMTQYSNNNWKINLIHALEKARRRDLKEIVEKLILESNN
- the LOC126913936 gene encoding eukaryotic translation initiation factor 4E-1A-like isoform X2; this translates as MATSNTEEIEEVERKEPEVVNFDEFPPEVLIKHPLQHTWTLWYYEPDRNKTWEESQRKITSFDTVEDFWSLYNHIKAASELRQGCDYSMFKQGIRPMWEDNANKRGGRWLINVDKKQRSTDLDRMWLETILCMIGEAFNGHSDDICGAVVNIRPKGDKIGVWTANGHNEDSALGIGRKLKERLKIASKVTIYYQIHKDVIVKAGSQTKHAYLT